A single window of Vibrio campbellii CAIM 519 = NBRC 15631 = ATCC 25920 DNA harbors:
- a CDS encoding DUF4136 domain-containing protein, translating into MWKGLLAMLFAISLVACTTVTTDVDKQADFSSYKTFDFGEQSDTPTSLDARRIEQGLAAQLESRGLSRVKSGGDLYVHHDIIKESEIVSSGSSFSVGYGWNSFGVVASSPERYKEKKYGKLVVELVDTKANQVVWKGVSSRKLTESMSTEKREELISEEVTKMFENYPYGKE; encoded by the coding sequence ATGTGGAAAGGTTTATTGGCAATGCTGTTTGCTATCTCGCTGGTCGCTTGTACCACGGTAACGACCGATGTCGACAAGCAAGCGGATTTCTCATCCTACAAGACGTTTGATTTCGGTGAACAATCAGATACCCCAACCAGTTTGGATGCTCGTCGTATTGAGCAAGGGTTGGCGGCTCAACTGGAATCCAGAGGATTATCGCGCGTGAAAAGCGGGGGGGATCTGTACGTGCACCACGACATCATCAAGGAGTCGGAGATCGTATCTTCTGGTTCAAGCTTTAGTGTAGGTTACGGTTGGAACAGCTTTGGTGTGGTGGCGTCCAGTCCAGAGCGTTATAAGGAGAAGAAGTACGGCAAATTGGTCGTTGAGCTTGTCGATACTAAAGCCAATCAAGTGGTGTGGAAGGGGGTTTCTAGTCGTAAACTCACCGAGTCCATGAGTACTGAAAAACGCGAAGAGTTGATTTCGGAAGAAGTCACGAAAATGTTTGAAAACTACCCTTACGGCAAAGAGTAA
- a CDS encoding cytochrome-c peroxidase, with amino-acid sequence MKIKLTTKVLHGCLLMSFSASTLAGIQNTKINTSLVPTLEGDPKVDFQLARVGWHLFRDPKLSSNGKISCETCHNLSTNGAEQTQVSTGVHGVGTRNSISVFNAALNYRFLWDGTANSLMVQIDGPVQNPLEMDSNWGEIEKHVQANSLYKFLFEQTDKRINVTNIKRAIVEFVKGLQTPSSPFDAYLRGDTNVMNEQSIRGWKAFQQVGCVQCHQGRNIGGSMIQQFSYFQTREKNLDTGRHLRTSDGEDKSYFRVASLRNVGQTGPYFHNGQVDKLSDAIQIMSQVLQGVTMSDDKVVDIEAFLMTLSTPRPAILEVFENE; translated from the coding sequence ATGAAGATAAAGCTTACTACTAAAGTGTTACATGGATGTTTATTAATGAGTTTTAGCGCTTCAACTTTAGCAGGAATACAAAATACAAAAATCAATACCAGCTTAGTTCCCACTCTCGAAGGCGATCCCAAGGTTGACTTTCAACTGGCTCGTGTTGGCTGGCATTTATTCAGGGACCCAAAACTGTCATCGAATGGCAAGATCAGTTGTGAAACCTGCCATAACCTATCCACAAATGGTGCAGAACAGACGCAAGTTTCTACTGGAGTACATGGCGTTGGCACTCGTAATTCAATCTCCGTTTTTAACGCGGCTTTAAATTATCGGTTCCTGTGGGATGGCACAGCAAATTCGTTGATGGTTCAAATCGACGGACCTGTCCAAAACCCTTTAGAAATGGATTCTAATTGGGGAGAGATAGAAAAGCATGTTCAAGCTAATTCGTTATATAAATTTCTATTTGAGCAAACGGATAAACGCATTAATGTGACCAACATTAAGCGTGCAATTGTGGAGTTTGTTAAAGGGCTCCAGACGCCAAGCTCTCCATTTGATGCGTATTTACGTGGTGATACGAACGTTATGAATGAACAGTCAATAAGAGGGTGGAAGGCCTTTCAGCAAGTGGGCTGTGTTCAGTGCCACCAAGGGCGGAATATTGGCGGGTCCATGATTCAGCAGTTTAGTTATTTTCAAACGCGAGAAAAAAATCTTGATACGGGGCGACATTTAAGAACCTCTGATGGAGAGGATAAATCCTATTTTCGTGTGGCAAGCTTGCGAAATGTGGGGCAAACCGGGCCTTATTTTCACAATGGGCAAGTTGATAAACTATCGGATGCTATTCAAATTATGTCGCAGGTCTTGCAGGGGGTAACGATGAGCGACGACAAAGTGGTAGATATCGAAGCCTTCCTGATGACGTTAAGCACCCCAAGGCCTGCAATTTTGGAGGTGTTTGAAAATGAATAA
- a CDS encoding EAL domain-containing protein has protein sequence MNVLIVEDDRLQATNLKILLNRLFKGTITVVHRGSEVATVCEAQPIDVIFCDIDLPDINGVNLLSTLAESSRPKGVVILSAMTQDVLEITYNMCLSAGYGFVRALTKPISNQQLTQIFGEFKQYLSQEQFVSLPVLMNDDEIDTAFNEGRFINYYQPQYSTSDNQLIGVEALVRCRHPKHGIIAPTQFITEIQVRNELDKLFWIVLENALQDMSTLKVDINLSVNMNQKTLKQPMSERLFALCEQYQIAPERITLELTEDEVYDCSVTSLANLANLRLRGVGLAIDDFGTGYSSLSQLATLPYTELKIDRQFIKDALTNFKSQQLTISSLHLAKSLGLKSVAEGVEDHETLAYLRELGVELYQGFVRCRPIPFEQLETLI, from the coding sequence ATGAACGTTTTGATTGTAGAAGATGATCGATTACAAGCAACCAATCTTAAGATTTTGCTCAATCGTCTATTTAAAGGCACGATTACCGTCGTCCATCGAGGGTCAGAAGTCGCGACCGTTTGCGAGGCCCAACCAATCGATGTGATATTCTGCGATATTGATTTACCAGATATCAATGGGGTGAACCTACTTTCAACCCTTGCCGAAAGCTCACGTCCAAAAGGCGTGGTGATTTTGAGTGCGATGACCCAAGACGTGCTCGAAATTACCTACAACATGTGCTTGTCTGCGGGCTACGGGTTTGTTCGCGCATTAACTAAACCCATTTCTAATCAGCAACTCACTCAGATCTTCGGTGAGTTCAAACAATACTTATCGCAAGAGCAATTCGTGAGCTTGCCTGTGTTAATGAATGACGACGAAATTGACACTGCCTTCAATGAGGGCAGGTTTATCAATTACTACCAACCACAATACTCAACGTCGGATAACCAACTGATTGGAGTCGAAGCATTAGTACGTTGCCGTCACCCCAAGCACGGCATTATTGCACCTACGCAGTTTATTACTGAGATTCAGGTTCGTAATGAGTTGGATAAACTGTTCTGGATTGTGCTAGAGAACGCCCTTCAAGACATGTCCACACTGAAAGTAGACATCAACTTATCAGTCAACATGAACCAAAAAACGCTGAAGCAACCTATGAGTGAGCGACTATTTGCGTTGTGCGAACAATACCAAATAGCACCTGAACGCATCACGCTTGAACTGACCGAAGACGAAGTGTACGACTGCAGCGTCACGTCGCTAGCCAACCTCGCCAACTTACGTTTAAGAGGCGTTGGCTTAGCCATTGACGACTTTGGGACCGGTTACTCGTCCCTGAGCCAGTTAGCAACGCTGCCTTATACAGAATTAAAGATTGACCGCCAATTTATCAAAGATGCATTAACCAACTTCAAGAGCCAACAGCTCACTATTTCTAGCCTACACCTAGCAAAGTCACTAGGACTTAAATCGGTGGCAGAAGGTGTAGAAGATCATGAAACATTGGCGTATTTGCGCGAACTTGGCGTGGAACTTTACCAAGGATTTGTTCGCTGCCGCCCTATCCCCTTTGAACAATTGGAAACGTTGATCTAA
- a CDS encoding DUF2804 domain-containing protein, with protein MDVQTPLNPFIQANGLPQFGHLASIPESLQLDAFQYVNEMDLPASSWRKRFDYKQFQFVSIVTEKYIIGVAIADIRYLASGFCYVFDTETHELVEQQWLKPLNMGYQTQPSSWNSQAYLANDAIQFKIEHGLWHIQLSTDLIQADLKLKPESESLPLMVCTPTAYSGWTYTQKHNALTIHGQMSVKGQPQDLSNAVAGYDFSAGYMRRETSWRWASINHRREDKSIGLNLAAGVNETGNCENVIWIDGERHLMPPVHFEFSRMHQEASWRITSQDKRIDLIFKPKNQRSEKKNFWFLKSNFRQFVGYFSGYLIDDNGIKHELDEVMGLTEDHYAKW; from the coding sequence ATGGATGTGCAAACGCCTTTGAATCCCTTTATTCAAGCGAATGGATTACCTCAATTTGGTCATTTAGCATCGATTCCCGAATCCCTTCAGTTGGATGCGTTTCAGTATGTTAATGAGATGGACCTGCCTGCATCGAGTTGGCGAAAGCGATTCGACTATAAGCAGTTCCAGTTCGTCTCGATCGTGACAGAGAAATACATCATTGGCGTCGCGATTGCCGATATTCGCTATTTGGCATCTGGCTTTTGCTATGTGTTCGATACGGAAACCCATGAACTTGTTGAGCAGCAGTGGCTAAAGCCGCTTAACATGGGCTATCAAACACAACCTTCTAGTTGGAACAGTCAAGCCTATCTCGCTAATGATGCCATTCAATTTAAGATTGAACATGGACTCTGGCACATACAGCTTTCAACAGACCTTATTCAAGCTGACTTGAAGTTAAAACCTGAGTCAGAAAGCTTGCCTTTGATGGTCTGCACGCCAACAGCATATTCGGGCTGGACTTATACCCAAAAACACAACGCACTCACCATACATGGTCAAATGAGTGTGAAAGGGCAGCCACAAGATCTAAGCAACGCAGTCGCCGGGTATGATTTCTCAGCTGGTTACATGCGCAGAGAGACCAGTTGGCGGTGGGCGAGTATCAATCATCGCCGTGAGGACAAAAGCATAGGGCTGAACCTTGCGGCTGGTGTGAATGAAACTGGGAATTGTGAAAACGTCATTTGGATTGATGGAGAGCGCCACTTGATGCCGCCCGTACATTTCGAGTTTTCTCGCATGCATCAAGAAGCGTCATGGCGAATTACCTCACAAGACAAGCGCATCGACTTGATCTTCAAGCCTAAAAATCAACGATCAGAGAAAAAGAACTTTTGGTTTTTGAAGAGTAACTTTCGTCAGTTTGTCGGTTACTTTTCGGGCTATTTGATTGATGACAATGGCATTAAACACGAACTCGATGAGGTGATGGGACTCACCGAAGATCATTACGCGAAATGGTAG
- a CDS encoding response regulator, whose product MNTKSFSQYNVLIVDDAPIVALTLRNMLTKLGFSDKRIFTARLAKGAVSIAQQERIDLIICDYNFGRGMNGKQLFEELTHLKLLNHDTVFILVTGENSATIVRAIIELKPDEYLLKPFNSITLRERISKRKSLLQAIYQAEINNDAHTGLEACDELTPFHSEYFFIIEKFRADFLTRLKLHQEAKVVYEQVIERKDVNWAKIGLANTLITLGEHDEAQRLVRALLEESPNNVEIRECAANFSMLNREVPSAIGHLELANSWVEGNSERELVIVNLCLAEHDYRSALKHYHVYMEINKDTYRNNTFAKLNMIRILLYRVRKLEGREDLLVQAKNLFKSITSGPENRAIQDELDLFAANIAIEENQYVSAFKVLSDLYRRKPFAHFYAQFHLAWLLHEMNFESEFSNAITWCFENLQTDSSDTILSSKITLGRALETDNAERQTWMQEQYRKIRAAEQDYQALIDALIELQTRCPLLRTVCINIIKVLTRAFPSDKSLLEVEVLIKRCDNIVKQLVSREELEQSGYDKFLFLAQDRCQHMSVVNSHLPEPELAN is encoded by the coding sequence ATGAACACCAAATCTTTCTCACAGTACAATGTGTTAATTGTCGATGATGCGCCTATCGTGGCGCTGACACTGCGTAACATGCTGACCAAGCTTGGCTTTTCTGATAAACGCATATTCACAGCTCGCTTAGCAAAGGGGGCAGTTTCTATTGCTCAGCAAGAGCGCATTGACCTGATCATTTGTGACTACAACTTCGGTCGAGGCATGAACGGCAAACAGCTGTTTGAAGAGCTTACGCACCTCAAATTACTCAACCATGACACCGTATTTATTCTTGTAACGGGTGAGAACTCTGCGACCATCGTACGTGCCATCATCGAGCTGAAGCCGGACGAGTACCTGCTCAAACCTTTCAACTCCATCACGTTGCGAGAACGTATCTCAAAGCGTAAGAGCCTCTTACAGGCCATCTATCAAGCAGAGATCAACAACGATGCGCATACAGGATTAGAAGCATGCGATGAGCTGACACCATTTCATTCTGAGTATTTTTTCATTATCGAAAAGTTTCGGGCCGACTTCTTAACGCGTTTGAAGCTGCATCAAGAAGCCAAAGTCGTTTACGAGCAAGTCATTGAACGTAAAGACGTTAACTGGGCAAAAATCGGCTTAGCAAACACGCTAATCACACTGGGTGAACACGACGAAGCACAACGCTTAGTACGCGCCTTGTTAGAAGAGTCACCAAACAACGTAGAGATACGCGAGTGCGCGGCTAACTTCAGCATGCTTAACCGAGAAGTACCAAGTGCAATTGGGCATTTGGAATTGGCAAACAGCTGGGTTGAAGGCAATTCGGAGCGTGAACTGGTGATCGTCAATCTATGCTTGGCGGAACATGACTATCGTTCTGCGTTAAAGCACTACCATGTATACATGGAGATCAACAAAGACACTTACCGTAACAATACCTTTGCCAAGCTCAACATGATTCGAATCTTGCTCTATCGTGTGCGTAAACTTGAAGGCCGAGAGGATCTTCTTGTTCAAGCCAAAAACTTATTTAAGTCGATCACGAGCGGGCCAGAAAACAGGGCAATTCAAGACGAGCTCGACCTGTTCGCCGCGAACATTGCCATTGAAGAAAACCAGTACGTCTCAGCGTTTAAAGTGCTCAGTGATTTGTATCGACGTAAGCCCTTCGCTCACTTTTATGCGCAATTTCACCTAGCGTGGTTGCTACATGAGATGAACTTTGAATCAGAGTTTTCCAACGCCATTACTTGGTGTTTTGAGAATCTACAAACCGACTCAAGTGACACGATTCTTTCGAGTAAGATTACCCTTGGTCGCGCCCTAGAAACAGACAATGCAGAACGCCAAACTTGGATGCAAGAGCAATACAGAAAAATCCGAGCGGCAGAACAGGACTATCAAGCCTTGATTGATGCTTTGATTGAGCTACAGACCCGTTGTCCATTGCTACGCACGGTGTGCATCAACATCATTAAAGTACTGACGCGAGCCTTTCCAAGCGACAAGTCTTTGTTGGAAGTCGAAGTGTTGATCAAACGATGCGATAACATCGTTAAACAATTGGTTTCTCGTGAGGAACTAGAGCAAAGTGGTTATGACAAGTTCCTCTTCCTCGCTCAAGATCGCTGTCAACACATGTCAGTGGTAAACAGTCACCTTCCAGAACCAGAACTGGCAAACTAG
- a CDS encoding DedA family protein, with product MFDSITQVLFALWHQDFTALMAPGSAGLIYFVVGALIFLESGFIPAAPFPCDSVVVLSGTLAAVGVLDPVMIMLVIVVSAAMGSWAAYLQGKWLNRLPKVQGWVNAVPAKRLEQVDMLLGKHGLIALFCARFIPVVRSLLPLMMGLRVNRVSKFHYFAWLSAILWTLLLCGLGLLLPLLPEKLNKIVTMGLMAAPVITLTIAIMSFVLVKVRKAWGKSKTTPQLP from the coding sequence ATGTTTGATTCAATTACGCAGGTGCTGTTTGCTTTGTGGCACCAAGACTTTACTGCACTGATGGCACCGGGTAGTGCAGGTCTTATCTACTTTGTAGTGGGTGCGCTTATTTTTCTCGAGAGTGGTTTTATTCCCGCGGCACCTTTCCCTTGTGACAGTGTTGTTGTGCTTTCTGGCACTTTGGCGGCGGTGGGCGTACTAGACCCAGTGATGATCATGTTGGTGATCGTGGTGAGTGCGGCAATGGGCAGTTGGGCTGCGTACCTACAAGGTAAATGGTTAAACCGTTTACCAAAGGTGCAGGGGTGGGTAAATGCAGTGCCAGCAAAACGCTTGGAGCAAGTTGACATGTTACTTGGTAAGCATGGTTTAATTGCATTGTTCTGCGCGCGTTTTATTCCTGTTGTTCGCTCTTTGCTGCCATTAATGATGGGCTTGCGCGTTAATCGCGTGAGTAAGTTCCATTACTTCGCATGGTTGAGTGCAATTCTATGGACTCTGCTGCTTTGTGGTTTAGGTTTATTATTGCCTCTACTGCCAGAGAAGCTTAACAAGATTGTGACCATGGGATTGATGGCTGCACCGGTGATTACCCTGACTATTGCCATTATGAGCTTTGTATTGGTGAAGGTGCGTAAGGCTTGGGGTAAATCGAAAACCACGCCGCAATTGCCATAG
- a CDS encoding murein L,D-transpeptidase catalytic domain family protein, whose product MKKLFLLLIWTSLAVSPFAFAHHSGKATETKATKQLVEKTYKEAKLEGVIDFSLFNDAFLAYKKTSDRKKPLLTIIDYSKPSTEKRFYVVDLDKKKLIFNTYVSHGVNSGKKTATKFSNVVNSRKTSLGTFLTDTTYYGSNGYSLRLDGLTSGVNDKARERYIVVHGADYANPSFIKKNGYLGRSWGCPALPQKLSREIIDTIKGGSVIYASA is encoded by the coding sequence ATGAAAAAGCTATTTTTATTATTGATATGGACATCGTTGGCAGTTTCGCCTTTTGCCTTTGCTCATCATTCAGGTAAAGCGACGGAAACGAAAGCCACTAAACAACTTGTTGAAAAGACATATAAAGAAGCCAAGTTGGAAGGCGTCATTGACTTCAGTTTATTCAATGATGCGTTCTTAGCTTATAAGAAAACCTCAGATCGCAAAAAGCCACTTTTGACCATAATCGATTACAGTAAACCATCTACTGAAAAACGCTTTTATGTGGTCGATTTGGACAAGAAGAAGCTCATTTTTAATACTTATGTCTCTCACGGCGTAAACAGCGGCAAGAAGACCGCAACGAAGTTTTCTAATGTTGTGAACTCTCGTAAAACTTCTCTAGGAACATTCTTAACCGATACCACATACTATGGTTCTAACGGGTATTCACTTCGCTTGGATGGACTTACATCCGGCGTTAACGATAAAGCACGAGAGCGTTACATCGTGGTTCATGGTGCAGACTACGCGAATCCTTCTTTTATTAAGAAGAATGGTTATCTTGGTCGCAGTTGGGGTTGCCCCGCTCTACCACAGAAACTATCACGAGAAATCATCGACACCATTAAAGGTGGCAGTGTTATCTACGCTAGCGCTTAA
- a CDS encoding sterol desaturase family protein, with the protein MEWSQITEHPDLLLMLLAPIFFLCIAAEYWFGQRGGRLPESARYYLPEVVCNFVLAGLHQATDILTGLLIAKLYLWWFGWRLFDIEMTVSIFMLLMVLQDFFYYWFHRASHRIRWMWAAHVVHHSSERMNFSTAFRQSLMYPLAGMWLFWLPLVIIGFDPKWVVFVVLLNLGLQFFVHTQSIRSLGPLEWVFNTPSHHRVHHGVNRQYIDKNYAGVLIIWDRMFGTFEPEVETVRYGISKPVNSFNPITVTFAEWKDMFKEVTRPNLSWRQRWRCLFAPPSDTIE; encoded by the coding sequence ATGGAATGGTCACAGATTACGGAACATCCTGATTTATTGTTGATGTTGCTCGCGCCAATATTCTTTCTTTGTATTGCGGCAGAATATTGGTTTGGGCAACGTGGTGGTCGATTACCTGAGAGTGCGCGATATTACTTGCCAGAAGTCGTGTGTAACTTTGTATTGGCTGGGCTTCATCAAGCGACAGATATCTTAACAGGGCTGTTGATCGCTAAACTGTATTTGTGGTGGTTTGGTTGGCGCTTGTTTGATATCGAGATGACGGTTTCTATCTTCATGTTACTCATGGTCTTGCAAGATTTCTTCTATTATTGGTTCCACCGAGCAAGCCATCGTATCCGTTGGATGTGGGCAGCGCACGTGGTGCATCACAGTTCAGAGCGCATGAACTTCAGTACCGCATTTCGTCAAAGCCTAATGTACCCATTAGCGGGTATGTGGTTATTCTGGTTGCCACTGGTCATTATTGGTTTTGATCCTAAGTGGGTGGTGTTTGTTGTGCTGCTCAACCTTGGTCTGCAATTCTTTGTTCATACTCAGTCGATTCGTTCCCTTGGACCTTTGGAGTGGGTCTTCAATACACCATCCCACCACCGCGTGCATCATGGCGTGAATCGTCAATACATTGATAAAAATTACGCTGGCGTGCTGATCATCTGGGATCGCATGTTTGGAACATTCGAGCCAGAAGTAGAAACCGTCCGTTATGGCATCTCAAAGCCCGTTAACAGCTTTAATCCTATTACCGTGACGTTCGCGGAATGGAAAGATATGTTCAAAGAGGTGACTCGTCCCAATTTGTCTTGGCGTCAGCGCTGGCGGTGCTTGTTTGCTCCTCCGTCCGATACAATTGAGTAA
- a CDS encoding hybrid sensor histidine kinase/response regulator, which produces MNKFRLANAALFVIITVMVVLACMTHVNSRNTQAVHTSLSEIGHHLIEARDSVVNPYSIRERRNYEITHSLVELELASEQLISDFKQSIWFDITSTRLRAQSIVVQFDGKVRDATQSLDMLIGVQVANQYELLTLHNIYKDQFSAQTDDIWLEEHYFDFLTNAALQGDNPQSQSSSLFLNRLRQSERKIELLTNRILEGHYFEFVEYSEQQLLEIAQRESRLTWLFVLLSIILLVTAFVLQTQHRVNKLKHLNDELIEATEKAERAAKAKSQFLATMSHELRTPMNGVLGISQIIANETQEKSTKEHVKIILDSGQHLMTILNDILDFSKVEENRLDLEAAPFNLLQVLTPVCSAIQPLVEEKNIQLYVENEVPDTIEFKGDCARVRQILFNLAGNAVKFTGDGHVLIRTELDEQKRCLLISVNDTGIGIPGDKQGCIFNSFEQADTSTTRKFGGTGLGLAIVKKLTELMSGEIKLKSVESIGTQFVVELPIPWIEKELPATQNTPVKQQRESKRHLHILLAEDNRVNAIVAKGFCEKLGHTVEIAENGLIATKKAQEHQYDLILMDNHMPEMSGVEATRFIRERLGINTVLFAYTADVFREAHDNFIEAGADHVLTKPLQRESFSDALKQFSSRLPVQNYEALEQTENVIELHREPIEKLRLTEEELTQSEMLEVLKEDPDACLDLLETIVNDFEKSVDELIEYFMAEDLAPLYSTLHTIKGMALNLGLDTLANQALDIETQVKNKQIPDIEQLQKLINRLQVNVHQGQRLIDRCRTRQADSNLVI; this is translated from the coding sequence ATGAATAAATTTCGCTTAGCTAACGCCGCCTTGTTCGTCATTATTACCGTGATGGTGGTTCTGGCGTGCATGACTCATGTTAATTCAAGAAATACTCAAGCGGTACACACATCGCTTTCTGAGATTGGTCACCATTTGATAGAGGCTCGGGATAGCGTGGTTAATCCCTACTCGATCCGAGAGCGGAGGAATTATGAAATCACGCATAGTTTAGTTGAGCTAGAGCTTGCTTCTGAACAATTGATTTCTGATTTCAAACAGTCGATTTGGTTTGATATCACGTCCACTAGGTTACGTGCGCAAAGTATCGTTGTTCAATTTGATGGCAAAGTTAGAGATGCGACTCAATCGTTAGACATGCTAATTGGTGTCCAGGTTGCCAATCAATACGAATTACTCACACTACATAACATTTACAAAGACCAATTTAGCGCCCAAACCGATGATATATGGTTGGAAGAGCATTATTTTGATTTTTTAACCAATGCAGCGTTACAAGGCGATAACCCCCAGAGCCAGAGTAGCTCATTATTTTTGAATAGACTGCGCCAAAGCGAGCGCAAGATAGAGTTGCTTACCAACAGGATTCTAGAAGGCCATTACTTTGAGTTTGTTGAGTATTCTGAGCAGCAGTTACTTGAAATCGCGCAACGTGAATCCAGACTGACGTGGCTGTTTGTTCTCCTGTCCATTATCTTATTAGTGACGGCGTTTGTGCTGCAAACTCAACATCGTGTGAATAAGCTCAAACATCTCAATGACGAGTTAATAGAAGCGACAGAGAAAGCGGAGCGCGCAGCCAAAGCGAAGTCACAATTCTTAGCGACCATGAGCCATGAGTTAAGAACACCAATGAATGGGGTATTGGGGATTTCACAAATCATTGCCAATGAAACTCAAGAAAAATCAACCAAAGAACATGTGAAAATAATCTTGGACTCCGGCCAGCACCTGATGACGATTCTCAATGACATATTGGATTTTTCTAAAGTGGAAGAGAATAGACTGGATTTAGAAGCGGCACCTTTTAATTTGTTGCAAGTGTTAACTCCCGTTTGTAGCGCGATTCAGCCGCTTGTTGAAGAGAAAAATATCCAGCTTTATGTCGAAAATGAAGTGCCTGACACTATCGAGTTTAAGGGGGATTGTGCCCGTGTCCGCCAGATCTTGTTTAATCTCGCAGGCAATGCGGTGAAGTTTACTGGCGATGGGCACGTATTGATTCGGACTGAGCTTGATGAGCAAAAGCGATGTCTTCTTATCTCAGTCAATGATACTGGTATTGGTATTCCGGGAGATAAGCAAGGTTGTATTTTTAACTCGTTTGAACAGGCTGATACTTCTACCACGCGTAAGTTTGGCGGAACCGGGCTTGGTCTTGCGATTGTCAAAAAGCTCACGGAATTGATGAGTGGAGAGATTAAACTCAAAAGTGTTGAGAGCATTGGGACTCAGTTTGTAGTGGAGCTTCCTATCCCTTGGATAGAGAAAGAATTGCCAGCAACACAAAACACCCCAGTTAAGCAACAACGGGAGAGTAAACGTCATCTTCACATTCTCCTTGCGGAAGACAACCGAGTGAACGCGATTGTGGCGAAAGGCTTTTGTGAGAAGTTAGGACACACGGTTGAGATTGCTGAGAATGGTTTGATTGCGACTAAGAAAGCACAAGAACACCAATATGACCTGATATTGATGGACAATCATATGCCAGAGATGAGCGGGGTTGAGGCGACGCGCTTTATTCGTGAAAGGCTTGGTATCAACACCGTATTGTTTGCCTATACCGCCGATGTATTTAGAGAAGCGCACGACAACTTCATTGAAGCGGGGGCAGACCATGTCCTGACTAAGCCGCTACAGCGTGAGAGTTTTTCTGATGCGCTCAAGCAGTTCTCTTCTCGTTTACCTGTCCAGAATTATGAAGCATTAGAGCAGACTGAAAACGTGATTGAGTTGCACCGTGAACCGATTGAGAAGCTGAGGCTCACGGAAGAAGAGTTAACTCAATCAGAGATGTTAGAAGTGCTGAAAGAAGATCCTGATGCATGTTTAGATTTGCTTGAAACCATTGTGAACGACTTCGAAAAGTCGGTTGATGAATTGATTGAGTATTTCATGGCTGAAGACTTAGCGCCACTTTATAGCACCTTGCACACCATCAAAGGGATGGCGTTGAACCTTGGATTAGATACGCTAGCGAATCAGGCTCTAGACATCGAAACTCAAGTGAAGAACAAACAGATACCTGATATTGAGCAACTGCAGAAACTGATTAACCGATTGCAAGTTAACGTACACCAAGGGCAACGCTTGATTGATCGATGTCGGACGCGTCAAGCGGATTCAAATCTAGTGATTTAG
- a CDS encoding OsmC family protein yields MSQHTAVIKWQRQTGEIFSDNQYSRAHVWQFDGGLCVPASPSPHVVPLPLSVAENVDPEEAFIAALSSCHMLVFLSIAAKRRYVIDSYVDEAVGELTAGENGKEWVSKVTLRPNIVFFGDKQPTREQLEKMHHMAHENCFIANSVKTDVVTELLD; encoded by the coding sequence ATGAGTCAACACACCGCAGTGATTAAGTGGCAGCGTCAAACAGGCGAAATCTTCAGTGATAATCAATACAGCCGAGCGCACGTTTGGCAGTTCGACGGCGGGCTTTGTGTTCCTGCTTCACCATCTCCTCATGTTGTCCCGCTGCCTTTATCAGTAGCAGAGAATGTGGACCCAGAAGAAGCGTTTATTGCGGCACTTTCAAGCTGTCATATGCTGGTCTTTCTCTCTATTGCTGCTAAGCGTCGTTATGTGATTGATTCCTACGTTGATGAAGCGGTGGGCGAGCTGACTGCAGGAGAAAATGGCAAAGAGTGGGTTTCAAAAGTAACGCTTAGGCCAAACATTGTCTTTTTTGGAGACAAACAACCGACGCGTGAACAGTTAGAAAAAATGCATCACATGGCACATGAAAACTGCTTTATTGCCAACTCCGTGAAGACTGATGTCGTGACAGAGTTATTGGATTAG